The genomic region AGCCGCAGCAGCCGGGCGTCGAGCCGCTCGTAGGACGAGCCGGCCTGGCCGTGGAACCCGGCCAGCGCTGCGGCCCGGGCGGCGGCGAGCTGGTCGCCGGCGCCGCGCAGGCCCGACGCGAGCGAGGTCCGCAGCCAGGTGGCGGCTGCGTCGACGCTGTCGGGGGAGCCGTCCACCCGGGTCTCGATGCCGGCGGTGAGGGCGCTCACGACCCGCCCCGCAGCCGCTCGAAGCGAGCGTGCAGCTGCTCGTCGGTCGACCCGAGCTCCGCACCCACGGCCCGGACCGCGGCGGCCGTCGCCGCGCTGACGACGGCGAGCTGGCCGGCGGTCCCGACCAGCCGGGAGCAGATCGCGAGGAGGTCGCCGGTCGCCGGCCCGGCGTCGAGGACCGGAGGGCGGGCCAGCTCGCCGATCCGCCGCGTCGCCAGCGTGTGGCAGCGGGCGATCGTCGCGTCAGTGCCGGGGTCGAGCTCGAGCTGCGTCATGCCGTCCAGTACGCCGCACCGGCCCGGGGGCGGCAAGGGCGCCCGGGGCCGCTGTGGAAAAGCACCGGTCCTGGGGATGCGCCGGGCCAGCTGAGGGGGCAGGCTCGGGAAGCACCCAGCACCCAGCACCCAGCGAACGGAGCCCCCCATGACCTTCCTCCAGTCCCGCCCGATCCGGCTGACCGCCGCCGCGGCGGCACTCGTCGCCGCCACCGGGGTCCTGACCGCCCCCTCGGCGGCCGCCGCCACCCCGGTCCAGCGGACCTACACCGACCCCGCGGACCCCGGCGCGGCGTACGACATCCGGTCCCTCACCCTCCGTTCGGCCCCCGCCGCGAACACGCGGGCCAAGGTCGTCGTGAAGCACGCGCGGCGGGTCCGGGTCGGCGACGCCACCGACGTCTGGGTCAACCTCGACGCCGACCGGGCGCCCGACCTGCACATCACCGCGTACTCCTTCTCCGAGTACGCCGTGTTCCGGGCCCGCTCCTTCACCCGGGACGGCCGCGACATCAGCGACCGCGACTGCGCCCGGGTCAGCATGGCCGGGCGTCGCACGGTGGTGCGGCTGCTGCCGGACTGCCTCGGGCCGTCGCGGCGGTACGCCGTCTCGGTGCGCACCTCCCGGGACGACCGGCCCCCGCGGGCCGTGGACTGGGCGCCGGCGCGCCGGGCCTTCACCGGGAAGGTCTGGTCCTACCAGCCGGCCTAGGAGCGCTCAGCCGAAGAGCGGCTCGTCCAGCTCGATCTGGAGGCCGACGGCACGCAGCTGGTGCTCGAGGATCGCCCAGATCGAGCCGGAGACGAACTCGGTCATCTGCTCCAGCGGCAGCGAGCCGGGGGAGTCGACCCACCGGTTGGCTGCCGCGTCGACGAAGCCGACCAGCCCGTGGGAGAGCGGCTCGGCGAGCCCGATCTCGGCGCCCGCGGCATTGAGGAACTCCGCGAACAGGCCGGTCAGGTGCCCCGCGATCGCGCCCTTGATGTCGGTGACCGCGTCGTGGCCGTCCATCGCGCCCGAGGCGGAGTGCCGGACCAGGTAGCGGTAGAGGTTGCGGTGCTCGGTGAGGAAGCCGAGGTGGGCGACCACCGTGCCCTCGATGATCTCGCGCGGGGTGCCGGAGGCCTCCCACAGCGGGGTCAGCTCGGCCGAGACCAGCTCGACAGCGCGAGCGGCGATCGCCCGGTTCAGCTCGCCCGCGCCGGAGAAGTGCTTGTAGAGCCGGGTCCGGGCGACGCCGGCGCGCTGGGCGATCTGCTCGGTGGACACGTCGGGTCCGTGCTCGGCGATAGCGGCCAGGGCCGCGTCGACGAACTCCGCCCGCCGGCGTTCGTGCTGCCCTGCCCAGCGGGCGGCGCGGCCGTCGGGCGCGCCGTCGTCGGGAGCGGGAGAAGCGGACACGGAATCGAGTCTAAGCCTTCCATGTAGGGGGTACATGACGTACGCTCAAAGTTAGGGGTACGCGTCGTACCCACGACCCGGAGGTGATCCGCATGACCGCCACCCAGCAGCACGCGCCCCAGGCGCAGTCCAGCGCCGACGTCTCCCGCCGGCTCCTGGAGTCCAGCGCGACCCTCTCCTACGATCCGATGACCGAGGTCGACTGGGACGCGCCGCTCTCGCCGGACCACTACGGCCTCAACCCGGAGTGGAGCACGCTCTACGGGACCCCGCTGTGGCAGGAGCTGAGCCACGAGCAGCGGGTGACGCTGACCCGCCACGAGGTCGCCTCGATCATGAGCATCGGCATCTGGTTCGAGATGATCCTGCAGCAGATGGTGCTGCGCGACCGCTACGTGAGCGACTACTCCGACCCGGAGTTCCAGTTCGCGCTCACCGAGATCGCCGACGAGTGCCGGCACTCGATCATGTTCGCCCGTGCCTGCCAGAAGATGGGCATCTCCGCCTACTTCCCCACCCGGCCAGCCGTGGAGCTGGCCCGGCTGTTCAAGTCGTTCGCCGGGGCCGAGCAGGCGTACGGCGGGATCCTGGTCGCCGAGGAGATCCTCGACGTCATGCAGCGCGACTGGATGCGGGGCGAGGAGGTGCTGCCGATCGTCCGCACGACCAGCAAGATCCACGTGGTCGAGGAGTCGCGGCACATGAAGTTCGCCCGCCAGGAGATCCGCGACCGGATGGCCGGCGCGGGCGCGGCCCGCCGACGGGCCAGCAGCACCGTGATCGCGATCGCTGCCTACGTCATCGTCAAGAACATGGTGAACAGGGACGTGTACGCGGCCGCCGGCCTGGACGCGGACCGGGCCGTGGCCGAGGCGGCCCGCAACACCCACCACCAGACGATGATGCGCTCCAGCTGCGTGCACCTGATGGACTTCCTCGCCGAGGTCGGCCTGCTCACCCGTCCCGCACGCGCGATCTACCGCCGCGTGCACATGCTCTAGGAGCCGATGTGGCCTACGCCGTCACCCAGGCCTGCTGCAACGACGCCTCCTGCGTGTCGGTCTGCCCGGTCAACTGCATCCACCCCACGCCCGAGGAGCGCGAGTTCGGCAGCACCGAGATGGTGCACATCGACCCGCGCATCTGCATCGACTGCGGCGCCTGCGCCGACGCCTGCCCGGTCGACGCGGTCAAGCCGATCGACCTGCTGCGGGGGCCCGAGGAGGCCTACGCCGCGCTCAATGCGGCCTGGTACGACGGCACCGAGCCGCAGGAGTGGGGCCCGCCGCACTTCCCGGCCGCGCCGCCGGCCGGCGCGCGCGACCTGCGGGTCGCGGTCGTCGGCACCGGCCCGTCGGCCGGGTACGCCGCCCAGGCGCTGGTCACCGCGGGCGTGCGCGTCACGATGGTCGAGCGGCTCTCCGAGGCCGGGGGGCTGATCCGCTTCGGAGTCGCCCCCGACCACCCGGGGACCCGGCGGATCGGGTCCCGCTTCGCCGCCCTGCGCGAGCACCCGCGGGTGAAGACCCGGCTCGGTGTGGAGGTCGGCCGTGACGTGACCCACCAGCAGCTGCTGCGCGATCACGACGCCGTGCTGTACGCCGTCGGCGCCAGCGACCACCGCCGCCTCGACGTGCCGGGCGAGGAGCTGCCCGGCGTGGTCCCGGCCCGGCGCCTGGTCGGCTGGTACAACGGCCACCCCGACGCACCCCGCAGCGTGCCGCTCGACACCGAGCGGGCAGTCGTCGCCGGCGTCGGCAACGTCGCGCTGGACGTGGCCCGGGTGCTGCTCACCGACCCCGACCGGCTCGCGGGCACCGACATCGCCCGTCCCGCCCTGGCCGCGCTGCGCGACAGCCGGATCCGCGAGGTGGTCCTGCTGGGCCGCCGCGGCCCCGAGCACGCGGCGTACAGCAACAGCGAGATGCTCGAGCTCGAGCACCACCCCGACCTCGACGTGGTGCGCACCGAGGAGCCGCTCGCCGACCTGCCGCCGGCCGAACGGCCGCGGGTCGTGCTGGCGTTCTCCTCCACGCTGGCGGCCATCGAGGGCGAGGGCCGCGCCGAGCGGGTGCGGCTGGTGCGTCCCACCGGCCCGGAGACCCTCGAGGCCGGGCTCGTGGTCCCCGCCATCGGCTTCCGCGGCGCCCCGGTCCCGGGCCTGCCCTTCGACGACGCGACCGGCACCGTGCCGCACGAGGCCGGCCGCGTGGTGGGCGGCGCGGCCGAGCGCGCGTACGTCGTGGGCTGGATCAAGCGCGGCCCCTCCGGCGGCATCGGGGCCAACCGGCAGTGCGCCGAGGAGACCGTCGCGACCCTGCTCGCCGACGTGGCGGCGCTCAGCGCCCGGCGCTGAGCGACCGCGCCCCGGGGCGGTCCCGGGGTGTGCGGGGGTGACAGGCGTTTGTGACCTGGGTCACGGGGTATCGCGCAGGGGTGAAGAGGTTCCTGCCGTACGCCCTCGCGGTGGTGCTGGCGGTCGCGCTGGTCGTGGTGACCCGGACCGGCGACGAGGCCTCGTCGGCAGCCGAGGACCTGCTCGGCGACCGGCAGCTCCAGGTGATGGCGCCCGCCGACCCCGGGGGCGGCTGGGACTCCACCGCCCGCGAGATGCAGGGTGCGCTGCAGGACCTGACCGGGCGCAGCGAGGTCTACAACGTGGGCGGCGCCGGCGGCACGATCGGGCTGAGCCAGTTCGCGCAGCTCGACGGGCAGGTCAACCAGCTCATGGTGATGGGCCTGGTGATGGTCGGCGCGATCGCTGCCAACGAGCCCGAGGTGGACCTGACCGACGTCACCCCGATCGCCGAGCTGACCACCGAGCCGCTCGCGATCGTGGTGCCGGCCGACTCCGGGATCCGCGACCCCGCGGGCCTGGTGGCCGCGCTCGAGGCCGACATCGGGTCGGTCTCCTGGGCCGGCGGGTCGGCCGGCGGTGCCGAGCAGATCCTGGCCGGCCTGGTCGCCCAGGCGGCCGGGCTGGAGGCCAGCCGGATCAACTACATCGCCCACTCCGGCGGCGGCGAGGCCGTCGCGACGCTGCTCAGCGGCAGCGCCACCGTGGGGCTCTCCGGCGTCTCGGAGCTCAAGCCGCAGATCGATGCCGGGGCGCTGCGGGCGCTCGCGGTGTCCGGTGCCGAGCCGAGCGAGGCCCTGCCCGGCGTGCCGACCCTGCGTGAGGGAGGCATCGACGTCGAGCTCACCAACTGGCGCGGGGTGGTGGCGCCGCCGGGCCTCACCGACGAGGAGCGCGACGGGCTGGAGGACCTGATGGCCGAGATGGTCGAGACCGACGCCTGGGCCGAGGCGCTGGAGCGCGAGGGCTGGACCGACGCGTTCGCCCCGGGTGAGGAGTTCCGGACCTTCGTGACCGCGGAGATCGAGCGCGTCGACGCGGTCGTCGCCGACCTCGGGATCGGACGGGTCTCGTGAGCCGCCGGTCCCGGCGCCACGAGTCGGTCAACGTCCGCGGCGACCTGGTCGGCCCGCAGGAGGCCGAGCAGCTCGGCGTCGCCGACGACCGGCGCACGGCGCTGGCCACGATGGTCCTCGGCGCGCTGATGGTCGTGATCGGCGCGGTCGTGCTGGTCCAGGCCGGGCGGCTGGACAACGGCGACGACCTCGTCGGCGCCGCCACCGCGCCCTGGGTCGTCGGCGCGCTGATGTTCCTCGTCGGGGTGCTGCTCGCGATCCGCGGGCGCCGCGACATGGGCGTGTGGGAGGTCTCCGCGCACACCACCGCCCAGGACTGGAAGCGGATGGGCGTGCTGCTCGGCGTGCTCCTCGGCTTCGCGGTCGTGGTGCCCTGGCTGGGGTACGTCGTCTCCGCGACGCTGCTGTTCGGGTGCACAGCTGTCGTGCTGGGCGCCCCGCACCGGCTGCGCTCGTTCGCCACCGGCTTCTGCGTGGCGGCGCTGGTCTTCCTCGCCTTCGACGCCGCGATCGGGATCTCGCTCCCGGCCGGGCCCTGGGGGTTCTGAGGTGGACTCCCTCGACCTGCTGCTCAACGGGTTCGGCGACGCGCTCACCCCGACCAACCTGCTGCTCGCGTTCCTCGGCGTCACCCTCGGCACCGCCGTCGGCGTGCTGCCCGGCATCGGGCCGGCCCTGACCGTCGCGCTGCTGCTGCCGATCACCTACCGGCTCGATCCCACCGGCGCCCTGATCCTGTTCGCCGGCGTCTACTACGGCGGCATGTACGGCGGCTCGACGACCGCGATCCTGCTCAACACCCCCGGCGAGTCGGCGTCGATGGTGGCGGCGCTGGAGGGCAACAAGATGGCCCGCGCCGGGCGGGCCGCCCCGGCGCTGGCGACCGCCGCCATCGGCTCCTTCGTCGCCGGCACGATCGCGACAGTGCTGCTGACGTTCGTGGCGCAGCCGTTCGCCGACGTGGCTGTGAAATTCACCCCCGCCGACTACGTCGCGCTGATGGCGATCGCCTTCGTCACCGTCGCCACGCTGCTCGGGGCGAGCCCGCTCAAGGGCATCGCCTCGCTGCTGATCGGCCTCACCATCGGGCTGATCGGCATCGAGTCCCAGAGCGGCCAGGCCCGGCTCACCTTCGGGGTGGACACGCTCCTGGACGGGGTGGACGTGGTGATCGTCGTCGTGGCGCTCTTCGCGATCGGCGAGGTCTTCGCGCACGCGCTCAAGGGCGGCGGGGGCGGCACTGTCACGCCGCTGCACGGCCGGGCCGTGATGTCGCGCCAGGACTGGCGCCGCTCCTGGCCCGCCTGGCTGCGCGGCACGGCGTACGGCTTCCCGATCGGCGCCCTGCCCGCCGGCGGCGCGGAGATCCCGACGTTCCTCTCCTACGCGACCGAGAAGCGGCTCTCCAAGCACCCCGAGGAGTTCGGCCACGGCGCGATCGAGGGCGTCGCCGGCCCGGAGGCTGCCAACAACGCCGCGGCGGCCGGCGTCCTGGTGCCGCTGCTGACCATCGGCCTGCCGACCTCGGCGACGGCGGCGGTGATCCTCACCGCGTTCCAGTCCTACGGGCTCCAGCCCGGCCCGCAGCTGTTCACCGAGTCCGGGCCGCTGGTCTACGCGCTGATCGCCTCGCTCTACATCGGCAACGTGATGCTGCTGGTGCTCAACCTGCCGCTGGCGAAGGTCTGGGCGCGGCTGCTGCAGATCCCGGCGTACGCGATCTACGCGGGGATCATGGTCTTCGCGACGCTCGGCACCTTCGCCTCCGGCGGCGGGCTGCCCGACCTGCTGCTGCTCTACGTCATCGGGCTGCTCGGCGTGCTGATGACGATGGCCGACGTCCCGGTCGCCCCGGCGATCGTCGGGCTGATCCTCGGGCCGCTCTTCGAGACCCAGCTGCGCCGGGCGCTGCTGATCTCGGAGGGCGACCTCTCGGCGCTCGTGGACACCCGGCTCTCGGTGTTCCTGTGGTGCGTGGCGGCGCTCGCGCTGGTCGGGCCGTTCGTGTACGGCCGGCTGCGGCGGCGCCGGTAGGCCCGGCCGGGACGGCCCCGCTCCCGGGCGCTGCCCGGTCGCCGCGCCGCGGCGTACGCTCGACAGGGTGGCTTGCGCCTCAGCCTCTCGGAGGTCGTCATGGACGTCGTGCTCTACGTCGTGGGTTCCCTGGTCGCGCTCGGCGGGCTGGCGGGCGCCTCGAGCCTGCGGGTGGTCAAGCAGGTCGAGCGTGGCGTGGTCTTCCGGCTGGGCCGCGCCCAGCCGGACCTGCGGCCGCCCGGCGTGACCCGGCTGGTGCCAGTCGTCGACCGGATGACCCGGGTGAACATCCAGGTGGCGACGATGCCGGTCCCCGCCCAGGACGGGATCACCCGCGACAACGTCACGGTCCGGGTGGACGCGGTCGTCTACTTCCGGGTGATCGACCCGCTGCGGGCGATCGTCGAAGTGCAGGACTACGGGTTCGCGATCTCGCAGGTCGCCCAGACCTCGCTGCGCTCGATCATCGGCAAGAGCGACCTCGACGACCTGCTCTCGAACCGGGACCGGCTCAACCAGGGACTCGAGGTGATGCTCGACAGCCCAGCGGCGGGCTGGGGCATCGAGATCGACCGGGTCGAGATCAAGGACGTTGCGCTGCCGGAGTCGATGAAGCGCTCGATGTCACGCCAGGCCGAGGCCGAGCGTGAGCGCCGCTCCCGGGTGATCACCGCCGAGGGCGAGCTCCAGGCCTCGCAGCGGCTCGCCGACGCGGCCACCGCGATGGCCGACACCCCGGCGGCCCTGCAGCTGCGGCTGCTCCAGACGATGGTCGAGGTCGCGGCGGAGAAGAACTCGACACTGGTGCTGCCGTTCCCGGTCGAGATGCTGCGCTACTTCGAGGCGATGGCGGGGGAGCGGCCCGCCCGCGAGGCCCCGCCCGACGGCGCCGCCCGGGACCGCGACGCGTGAGAGCTGTCGGTGGCGCCGCGTAGGACAGGGGGAACCGACGACGAGGGGGACCCCGATGACCGACACCACGATCGCCGCCGAGGCCGAGGGGCTGGTCCAGGCGCTCGCCGAGGAGCTGACCACCCCGCGGCCCGGCGAGTGCCTGGCCTGCTTCGTGCTGCGGATGCTCGACGACTTCGGCTGCGACGAGACCCCCCGGTTCGCGCTCCGCTTCCGCGACCTGCGCGCGCCCCGGGCGACGGCGCTGCGCGAGCGGCTGGGCTCGATGGGGGCGTTCTGCGACTGCGAGATCTTCCTCAACGGGCTCACCGCGTCCGCGCGCCGGCGCCGCTACGACGCGGACGGCGAGGAGCTGGCGCCCGAGGCGCCGCGCTGCGCGGGCGTCCGGCGCGGCTCCACCCAGGCCTGCGAGGAGTGGGACCGACGGCCGTGGTGGTCCTGACCCGGACGGCCTTGCTCAAGAAATCCTCAAGGAACCTCTATTCGGGTAGCGCGGAGACGCAGGCCACGTAGATTCGTACTTGACCCCGCTGGCGACCCGAGACGCCAGCGGGGTCACCTCCATTTCAGAGCGGTTCAGGGTGGTCCAGGCCCTTCGAGCCGGCCGTCGGGAACGCTGCGGCGCGCCCGACCGTTGAAGTCTTGACGTCCAGACTTCAGGAGAAATGTTGAGCCTCATCATCGGACTCGTGGCCTCCCGGCCGCTTCCGGGTACCAGTGACCGGCGCCGCGGCGCGGCCTGCCCCCAGCGCACCACCCTGCGCGACGTGAGGAGCATCTGATGGACGTGCCCACCTGGGTCTGGGGCCTCACGGTCGTGGGCATCCTCGGTCTGCTGGCCTTCGACTTCTTCTTCCACGTCCGCAAGGCGCACGTGCCGACGCTGAAGGAGGCGAGCATCTGGTCGGCGCTCTACGTCGGCATCGCGATCCTCTTCGGAATCGGCGTGCTGGTCTTCGGCGGCGGGACGATGGGCGGTGAGTACTTCGCCGGCTACATCACCGAGAAGGCGCTCTCGGTCGACAACCTCTTCGTCTTCCTCATCATCATGGCCAGCTTCCGGGTGCCTCGCGAGGACCAGCAGAAGGTGCTGCTCGTCGGCATCGTGATCGCGCTGATCGCCCGCTCCGGCTTCATCTTCGTCGGCGCCGCGCTGATCAACTCCTTCGCCTGGGTCTTCTACCTCTTCGGCCTGATCCTGCTGCTGACCGCCGGGAACATGCTCAAGGGCGACCACGACGAGGCCGAGGGCGCCGACAACTTCATCATCAAGATCGCCCGCCGGTTCCTGCACACCAGCGACCACTACGACGGCGACAAGCTGTTCACGATGGAGAACGGCAAGCGGGTGATGACCCCGATGCTGCTGGTGATGGTGGCGATCGGCGGCACCGACATCCTCTTCGCCCTCGACTCGATCCCGGCGATCTTCGGCCTGACGCAGAACACCTTCATCGTCTTCACCGCCACGGCCTTCAGCCTGCTCGGCCTGCGCCAGCTCTTCTTCCTCATCGACGGCCTGCTGGACCGCCTCATCTACCTCTCCTACGGGCTGGCCGCGATCCTGGCGTTCATCGGCGTGAAGCTGGTGCTGCACGCCCTGCACGAGAACAACGTGCCGTTCATCAACGACGGCGAGCACGTCACGGTCGTCGAGATCAGCACCGCACTCTCGCTCTCGGTCATCGTCGGGATCCTGGTGATCACCGTCCTGGCCTCGCTGTTCAGCAAGAAGGGCAAGGCGAGCATGGCCATCGGCAACGCCCGCCGGCACGCCACGGCGTACCTCGACGCGGAGTACACCGCCGACGCCGCGGAGCGGGAGCGGATCTTCGCCAAGCTCCTCGAGGAGCGCGACCAGATCGTGGCGCTCGGTCCGAAGTACCGCGCGATGGTGCGCGACGAGACCGAGCTGATGGAGCTGCTGGACCGGTGCCGCACCAGCCACGACGAGGCCGCCGCCGCGGGCCGCGAGCCGCAGCAGGACTCCGACAAGCTCCGCACGGGCCAGTGACAGCACGGTGACCAGCAGGACCTGAGCCGCGCGCGGTTGGGGAGCCGAGACACAGTGGGGGCATGCGCTCCTACGCCGTCACCGGTCTCCTCACCGCGGCGGCGGCCGCGGTCGGCAGCGCCGGGGTGCGCACCGACACGCGGTGGTACCGCCGCCTGGACAAGCCCGCGTGGCAGCCGCCGGGCGCCGCGTTCCCGCTGGTGTGGACCC from Nocardioides pantholopis harbors:
- a CDS encoding tripartite tricarboxylate transporter permease gives rise to the protein MDSLDLLLNGFGDALTPTNLLLAFLGVTLGTAVGVLPGIGPALTVALLLPITYRLDPTGALILFAGVYYGGMYGGSTTAILLNTPGESASMVAALEGNKMARAGRAAPALATAAIGSFVAGTIATVLLTFVAQPFADVAVKFTPADYVALMAIAFVTVATLLGASPLKGIASLLIGLTIGLIGIESQSGQARLTFGVDTLLDGVDVVIVVVALFAIGEVFAHALKGGGGGTVTPLHGRAVMSRQDWRRSWPAWLRGTAYGFPIGALPAGGAEIPTFLSYATEKRLSKHPEEFGHGAIEGVAGPEAANNAAAAGVLVPLLTIGLPTSATAAVILTAFQSYGLQPGPQLFTESGPLVYALIASLYIGNVMLLVLNLPLAKVWARLLQIPAYAIYAGIMVFATLGTFASGGGLPDLLLLYVIGLLGVLMTMADVPVAPAIVGLILGPLFETQLRRALLISEGDLSALVDTRLSVFLWCVAALALVGPFVYGRLRRRR
- a CDS encoding AurF N-oxygenase family protein; protein product: MTATQQHAPQAQSSADVSRRLLESSATLSYDPMTEVDWDAPLSPDHYGLNPEWSTLYGTPLWQELSHEQRVTLTRHEVASIMSIGIWFEMILQQMVLRDRYVSDYSDPEFQFALTEIADECRHSIMFARACQKMGISAYFPTRPAVELARLFKSFAGAEQAYGGILVAEEILDVMQRDWMRGEEVLPIVRTTSKIHVVEESRHMKFARQEIRDRMAGAGAARRRASSTVIAIAAYVIVKNMVNRDVYAAAGLDADRAVAEAARNTHHQTMMRSSCVHLMDFLAEVGLLTRPARAIYRRVHML
- a CDS encoding TerC family protein; the protein is MDVPTWVWGLTVVGILGLLAFDFFFHVRKAHVPTLKEASIWSALYVGIAILFGIGVLVFGGGTMGGEYFAGYITEKALSVDNLFVFLIIMASFRVPREDQQKVLLVGIVIALIARSGFIFVGAALINSFAWVFYLFGLILLLTAGNMLKGDHDEAEGADNFIIKIARRFLHTSDHYDGDKLFTMENGKRVMTPMLLVMVAIGGTDILFALDSIPAIFGLTQNTFIVFTATAFSLLGLRQLFFLIDGLLDRLIYLSYGLAAILAFIGVKLVLHALHENNVPFINDGEHVTVVEISTALSLSVIVGILVITVLASLFSKKGKASMAIGNARRHATAYLDAEYTADAAERERIFAKLLEERDQIVALGPKYRAMVRDETELMELLDRCRTSHDEAAAAGREPQQDSDKLRTGQ
- a CDS encoding Bug family tripartite tricarboxylate transporter substrate binding protein; this translates as MKRFLPYALAVVLAVALVVVTRTGDEASSAAEDLLGDRQLQVMAPADPGGGWDSTAREMQGALQDLTGRSEVYNVGGAGGTIGLSQFAQLDGQVNQLMVMGLVMVGAIAANEPEVDLTDVTPIAELTTEPLAIVVPADSGIRDPAGLVAALEADIGSVSWAGGSAGGAEQILAGLVAQAAGLEASRINYIAHSGGGEAVATLLSGSATVGLSGVSELKPQIDAGALRALAVSGAEPSEALPGVPTLREGGIDVELTNWRGVVAPPGLTDEERDGLEDLMAEMVETDAWAEALEREGWTDAFAPGEEFRTFVTAEIERVDAVVADLGIGRVS
- a CDS encoding DUF2695 domain-containing protein; the encoded protein is MTDTTIAAEAEGLVQALAEELTTPRPGECLACFVLRMLDDFGCDETPRFALRFRDLRAPRATALRERLGSMGAFCDCEIFLNGLTASARRRRYDADGEELAPEAPRCAGVRRGSTQACEEWDRRPWWS
- a CDS encoding tripartite tricarboxylate transporter TctB family protein; translation: MSRRSRRHESVNVRGDLVGPQEAEQLGVADDRRTALATMVLGALMVVIGAVVLVQAGRLDNGDDLVGAATAPWVVGALMFLVGVLLAIRGRRDMGVWEVSAHTTAQDWKRMGVLLGVLLGFAVVVPWLGYVVSATLLFGCTAVVLGAPHRLRSFATGFCVAALVFLAFDAAIGISLPAGPWGF
- a CDS encoding FAD-dependent oxidoreductase, coding for MAYAVTQACCNDASCVSVCPVNCIHPTPEEREFGSTEMVHIDPRICIDCGACADACPVDAVKPIDLLRGPEEAYAALNAAWYDGTEPQEWGPPHFPAAPPAGARDLRVAVVGTGPSAGYAAQALVTAGVRVTMVERLSEAGGLIRFGVAPDHPGTRRIGSRFAALREHPRVKTRLGVEVGRDVTHQQLLRDHDAVLYAVGASDHRRLDVPGEELPGVVPARRLVGWYNGHPDAPRSVPLDTERAVVAGVGNVALDVARVLLTDPDRLAGTDIARPALAALRDSRIREVVLLGRRGPEHAAYSNSEMLELEHHPDLDVVRTEEPLADLPPAERPRVVLAFSSTLAAIEGEGRAERVRLVRPTGPETLEAGLVVPAIGFRGAPVPGLPFDDATGTVPHEAGRVVGGAAERAYVVGWIKRGPSGGIGANRQCAEETVATLLADVAALSARR
- a CDS encoding TetR/AcrR family transcriptional regulator, coding for MSASPAPDDGAPDGRAARWAGQHERRRAEFVDAALAAIAEHGPDVSTEQIAQRAGVARTRLYKHFSGAGELNRAIAARAVELVSAELTPLWEASGTPREIIEGTVVAHLGFLTEHRNLYRYLVRHSASGAMDGHDAVTDIKGAIAGHLTGLFAEFLNAAGAEIGLAEPLSHGLVGFVDAAANRWVDSPGSLPLEQMTEFVSGSIWAILEHQLRAVGLQIELDEPLFG
- a CDS encoding slipin family protein, whose translation is MDVVLYVVGSLVALGGLAGASSLRVVKQVERGVVFRLGRAQPDLRPPGVTRLVPVVDRMTRVNIQVATMPVPAQDGITRDNVTVRVDAVVYFRVIDPLRAIVEVQDYGFAISQVAQTSLRSIIGKSDLDDLLSNRDRLNQGLEVMLDSPAAGWGIEIDRVEIKDVALPESMKRSMSRQAEAERERRSRVITAEGELQASQRLADAATAMADTPAALQLRLLQTMVEVAAEKNSTLVLPFPVEMLRYFEAMAGERPAREAPPDGAARDRDA